The genomic stretch ACGAGCTGCGCGGCCTGATCCTGCACGGCGCCGGCGGCGAGGTGCTGGGCGAGGTCGTGGACGTGGAGGACGCCGGGCATCAGGACCTGCTGGTCGTGCGGCACGAGGGTGGAGAGTCGTTCGTGCCGCTTCAGGCGCCGTACGTACTGGTGAACCTGAACGACCGCAGGCGCCCGGCGTCGCTGGCGCTCTCGGCGGACGCCCCGGCGGGACTGCTTGAGGCGGATGCCCCTGAGGTCGGCGGCGATGACGCCTGAGCCCACCCCGGACGGTCCGCTGACCTTCTCGTTCCTGACGCTGTTCCCCGAGCTGCTGGTGCCCTTCGCGTCCGAGGCGATCCTCGGGAAGGCGCGCGAGCGGCGGCTGGTGGACGTGAACCTCGTGAACATGCGGGACTTCTCGCAGAACAAACACCTGAAGGTGGACGACACGCCCTACGGGGGCGGGGCGGGCATGGTGATCCGCGTGGACGTCGCCGAGCGGGCGCTGGCGAGCCTGCCGCCCGCCGACGAGGTGATCCTGTTCAGTCCGGCCGGGCAGCCGTTCACGCAGGCGGTCGCGGAGGAACTGGCCGGGAAGGCGCACCTCGTGTTCCTGTGCGGCCGCTACGAGGGCTTCGACGCCCGCGTGGAGGGGCTGGTCACGCGCGAACTGAGCGTCGGCGATTTCGTGATGATGGGCGGTGAGGCCGCCGCCGCGTGCGTGCTGGAGGCCGTGGCCCGTCTGCGGCCCGGCGTGCTGGGCGACGCGGACTCGCACCGGGCGGACTCGTTCAGTTCGGGCCTGCTGGATTACCCCGAGTACACGCGGCCCCTGGAGTGGCAGGCGCAGGAGGTGCCGGAGGTGCTGCGCGGCGGGAACCACGCCGCCATCGGCGCGTGGCGGCGCGAGCAGGCGCTGAAGCGCACGCTGGCCCGCCGCCCGGACCTCCTCGCGTCCGCCCCGCTGACCCCACAGGACAGCGCCACGCTGCTGACCCTGGGCGCCACCCCGGACGACCTGAAGGGCTGGGGCGCGCCCCCTCCCCCACCACCGAAAAAACCGAAACGGAAGAAGACACCGGACGCCACGCCATCCGGGACGTGAGAATCCAGGCAAAACTTCTTTTCTTCTGTGGGATGCGCTCAAGTCGCGCGGGGCGGAACGCGCCAGCATGACAGCCTATGCGCGTTCCGCTGTTTCCCCTGCCGAATCTGGTGCTGTTCCCGGGCGTGGTCCTGCCACTCTACGTGTTCGAGCCCCGGTACCGCACGCTGCTGGCCGACGTGCAGGCCAGCGGGCAGCCGTTCGGAATCGTGCGGATCCTCCAGACGTCCAAGGAGTCGGACCTGCCGTTCCAGGACCGGGTGTCGCGCGTGGGGACCCTGGCGCACCTGCGGCACGCCGATCCGCACGAGGACGGCACGAGCACGATCATCATCGCGGGCGGCGACCGTTTCCAGGTGCAGGACTTCCACACGGACCACCCGTACCTGAGTGCCGACGTGACCCTGTGGCCGCTGGAGGCCGAAGGCGACCTGAGCCCCGCCGAGGCCGAGGGGGCGGCGCAGGCCACCGCGCGTGAACTGCTGTCAGCCCTGCTGCGCCTGAACCCGGAGAACACCGAGGCCCTGCGCGCCGCCGCCCCGGAGGACCCCCTGTTGATCGCCAGTTTCGCCGCGAGTGTCCTGCCGCTGAGCCCCGAGGCCCGCGAGGATGCCCTGCGCGCCCGGACGCTGCTGGACCGGCTGGATCACCTGCTGGGACAGGTGCCTACGACGGCAAAAACGCTGAACTGACGGGCAAGGTCCGAGGGTCCAAGGGTCTGAGGCTGTTCCCCTTATTGATAACGATGTAAATACGAGCTGGTATGCTGGAGGTGTGGCCGAATGGCATCCATCCAAATACTCCCGGGCGCAGCTGGAGGAACGTCGACTGGCGGCGACCCCCTGGCTTCAAGGGGGCCAGCATTCACAGCAGGCGATTGCCGATCACTTCGGCGTGTCCGTACACACCGTCAGTAACTGGAAGAAACGTCTGAAGCGCACCGGCAGTCTCCAGGCAACGGTGACGACAGGACGCCCCTCGCGACTCACCGCCGCCCAGCTTGAACAGGTCCGCACCCTCCTGCGGGAGGGTGCGCTGCACCATGGCTTCCCTGACCCGACCTGGAGCACCAGACGAGTCGCAGACCTGATCGGGCGGCACTTCGACGTGTGGTACCACCCCGATCACGTCCGGAGAATGCTTCGGCAGCTGGGGTTTACGCCCCAGATGCCGGATGGACGGGCAGCAGAACGCAATGAACTCCGGATCGCGTCCTGGAAAGAACAGGTGGCTCCGGAGTTGGGAAAAAAAGGTCGCGCAGGGCGCCACCCTGGTGTACCTGGATGAGGTTGGCTTCTCGCTGAAAGGCGTGCGAAGACGAACGTGGTCGACCAGGGGCGTGACGCCCCTGGTCATACTCCCGGCCAACTGGGAAAAACTCTCGACGATCGGGGCGATCACTTCGGACGGTCGATTCTTCCAGCACACGAAGCCTGGGGCGATCCGGAGTGGGGACGTCACCCGGTTCTTCCAGCATCTGTTGCGCCATGTGCAGGGGAAGATCGTGGTGGTGCTGGACAACGCGGGCATTCACCGAGCGAAGGCAACCCAGGCGTTCGTGGAGCGCCACGAACGCCTGTCGCTGGTGTTTTTGCCGCCGTACGCTCCGGAATTGAATCCGATCGAGCTGGTGTGGGCGTACGTGAAGCGGAATGTGCTGGGGAACTTCTGTGCCCGCTCAGTGGGCATGCTGAAAGCGAAGCTGACGACGGCTTGGCAACGGGTTCGGTACATCGACCTGCCTCAGCATTTGATGGACTCAAACTTATGCCGTTATCAATAGACCCTCGGACCTTCAACTCTTTGGCAGACCACGATTCTGCCCCGCACATAATCCAGTCCACTCTGGTAGGCTGTCTGTCCGATGGCGACGGTGGCGGAATTACGGGAGAAACTGCGGCGACCCCTGGCGGCGGAGCTGGCGTCCGGCTGCCAGAACCGTGTGGTGGCGGGCGGCGTGGAGAAACTGCTGGCCTCACCGCTGGGGAACCCCTTCCCGAAGGTGCGTGAGGCCCTGGCCGGGTACGCGGCCCTGGACGCACAGGGGCGCGAGGTGGCCCTGCGCGCGGCCCTGGACCTGCTGACCGAACCCGATAGCCAGAAGGCCGCGACCCGTGCCGCACCGGTCGCCAAACGGGTCGCCGTGCCCACCGCCGCACCCGGCGAGCGTCTGCCACCGGACGCGCCGGTCGAGCGGCTCGACAGCGGCCCCGGCGGCGCACGCAAGCTGCACACGCTGGGCCTTCACCTGCTGCGCGACGTGCTGCACGCCTACCCCCACCGGCACGAGGACCGCCGCGCCCTGCCCGACCTGTCCGAGGTCGAGGAAGGGCAGAAGGTCACCGTGGAGGGCCGCGTGGTCGCCAAATCCCGCCGCAGCCCCAAGCCCGGCATGCAGATCCTGGACGTGACGCTGGAGACGCCGTCCGGCGGGCGCGTGAAGGCCACGTGGTTCAACCAGCCCTGGGTGGAGAAGCAGCTGCGCGAGGGGGCCCGGCTGGTCCTCACGGGCCGCGTGAAACGCTTCGGGCGCAGCGTGCAGCTGGGTGTGGAGCACCTGGAAACCGTGGACGGCGCGCAGGATTCCCTTTCGACCGGGCGGATCGTGGGCGTGTACGACGCGAAGGACGGCATCTCGCAGGAGTTCCTGCGCCGCGCCGCGTTCCGCACGTTGCAGGCCGTACCACTGGACGATTACCTGCCCGCGCACTGGCGGCGGCAGTACGGCGTGACCGACCTGGGCGACGCGCTGTGGGGCATCCACTTCCCGGCGGACGAGGCGCACCTGAGCCGCGCGAACCACCGCCTGCGCTTCGACGAGTACCTGTTCCTGGAACTGCGCATGCTCCTCCAGGGTGAGGACGCCGTGCTACAGGGCAAACGCTTCAACGCGAAGGGCGACGATATCCACACCTTCGAGGGCGCCCTGCCGTTCCGCTTCACGAACGCGCAGCGGCGCGTCCTGCTGGAAATCACGGACGACATGCGCAGCGACCGCCAGATGGCCCGCCTCGTGCAGGGGGACGTGGGCAGCGGCAAGACCGCCGTGGCCGCCTGCGCGCTGTACCTCGCCGTACGGGACGGCTACCAGGGTGCGCTGATGGCCCCCACCGAGATCCTCGCGCGGCAGCACTACGCGAACCTCGTCGGGTACCTCGGGCAGCTCGACATCCGCGTGGGCCTCCTGATCGGCGCGATGACCCCGAAATCGAAACTGGAAATGCAGACCCGCATCGCGGAGGGGGAGGTGGACGTCGTCGTGGGCACCCAGGCGCTCATTCAGGAGAACGTCCGCTTCGACAACCTCGGGCTGGCCGTCGTGGACGAGGAACACCGCTTCGGCGTGCAGCAGCGCCGCAAACTCCTCGCGGGCCGCCCCGATGTACTCGTCATGAGCGCCACGCCCATCCCCCGTTCGCTGGCGCTCACCGCGTACGGCGACCTGGAACTCAGCATCATCGACGAACTCCCCCCAGGCCGCACGCCCATCGAAACCAAACTCATTCAGGACACCGCTCGGCAGCAGGCCTACGGGTTCGTCATGCGCCAGATCCGCGAAGGACGGCAGGCGTTCGTCGTCACGGCCCTCATCGAGGAAAGCGACACCCTCGAACTCCTCGCCGCCACGCAACTCGCCGACGACCTGAAAACCATCCTCCCCGAAGCGCGCATCGACCTGCTGCACGGCAAGATGAGCGCCGCCGAGAAAGACCACGTGATGGACCGCTTCCGCGCGCACGACTTCGACATCCTCGTGTCCACCACCGTCATCGAGGTCGGCGTGGACGTCCCCAACGCCACCGTCATGGTCATCGAGAACGCCGAACGCTTCGGCCTCGCCCAGCTGCACCAGCTGCGCGGCCGCGTCGGCCGAGGCAGCGCCCAGAGCTACTGCGTCCTGATCGCCGGGGAACACAGCAAGAAGACCCGCCAGCGCCTCAAGATCATCGAGGGCAGCACCGACGGGTTCGTCATCGCCGAGGCCGACCTGAAACTCCGCGGCCCCGGCGAGATCCGCGGCACCCGCCAGAGCGGCATCCCCGACCTGCGCCTCGCGGACCTCGCCAACGACACGCAGATCATCGAACAGGCCCGCGAACTCGCCAAGCACATCCTCGCGCACGACCCAAAACTGGAACACCCCCGCCTCCAGTACCTGCGCAGCGAACTTCAGAACCGCAGCCAGAGCGTCGCCTACCGAGAAGTGATCTGACATGAGTACCACAAGGCATGTGCCCCCGATTCAGAGCGCAGAGGAATTCTTCCGGCTCCGTACGAGTGACTTTCCTGATGAGCAGCTCAGGGCGACGCATGGTGGCGCGCCAGTCGAAGTCTGGTTCGAGGTGATTGCCGAGCATCCTGACATGCGCTTCTGGGTGGCTCACAACAGGACGGTTCCCGATGAGGTGCTGGTGCTCCTCGCCCGCGATCCTGACCCCCGCGTGAGATGGCGGGTGGCTGATCGCCGCTCGTGCCCACCGTCGGTCATGGAGGAGCTCTGCACGGACCCGGACGAAGGCGTGAGGGAACGCCTCTCCTTCAATGCCAGGACGCCTCGCTCCATTCTGGAACGCCTTGAACGGGACCGGGTGGCCCGGATTGCCAAACAGGCCAGGAAGCGCCTCCGCGCTCTAGACACCTCGTGACCCCTCCTCCGCTTGTGGTGTACGTGGATGTGGATGAGACGCTGGTGCGGAACGTGGGGCGGTCACGGGTGCCGATTCCCGGCGCGATCGCGCATGTGCGGGAGCTGGCGGACCAGGGCGCAGAGCTGTACTGCTGGAGTTCCGGTGGGGCCGAGTACGCGCGGAGTAGTGCGCGCGAGGTGGGGCTGGAGGGCGTGTTTACGGCGTTCCTGCCCAAACCGCAGGTCCTGCTGGACGACCAGCGGGTCGAGTCGTGGCGGCGGCTGGTGCAGGTGCATCCGCTGTCCTGTCCGGGTGAGTCGGTGGCGTCGTACCAGTCGGCGCTGGACAACACCCGCCGGTCGGAGCGGTGAGGCCCTGACCGGCGGGTGGGAACGGTTCTGTTGAACCGCTAGGGCTTACTTGATGTTGCCGTTCAGGCCGTTGGGGTAGAAGCCGCCCTTCCTGGCGCCGGGGGCGAGGTAGACGATGTTCAGCACTTCGCGGGTGCTGCGGGGGAACGCGACGCCGTTCGCGTCGGCCGGGGCGATGACGGCGCGGCCGGCGTTGTCGGTGAGGCCCTGATCTTTCATGCCGCCGACCTTGCCACGCAGGTTGCTGATGGCCTGCACGACCTGCCCGACGTACAGTCCGGCGGCGGCGCTGACCTGACGCTGCTGGAAGAGCATGCTGCGGATGGCGCCGCCGTGGTACGCCTCGACGGCGAGGATGCCGGCGGCCGCCTGCAGATACGCGGGGTTGGTGATGAGGGTCGCGGCGCCGTTGTAGGCGGTGACGCCCACGTCCTCGAAGATGAACGCGCCGTGCAGGAAGAACAGGTCGTTGGCGAAGGGGTTGAAGCCGTCGATCTTCCCGCCGCTCGCGGCCTGCCCGGCGGCGCGGAAGGCGCCGTTCAGGTCGATGACGGGGCGGGGTGCGGCGGCCTTGCCGAGCGCGCCGTGCAGGAACTTGACGTGCGCGAGTTCGTCCTCGGCGATGTCACGGGCGAGGGCCTGGACGTTGCCGTCCTTGAACTGCATGCCGCGGTCCTGGTCGAGGCTGGCGGGGAGGATGATGTCGGCGCCGCCGCCGATCTTGCGCAGTTCGTTCACGCGGCCCACGGCGGCGAGGTAGAAGGCCGCTTCGAGGTATTCGAGGTTCAGGGCGAAGTTCAGGACGTCGCCGTCAATGTTCTTGGCGGGGGCGGCGCTGGCGGTGCTGCCCGCGGCGAGGCCCATGGCGGCGGCGCCCAGGCCGAGCTTGCCCAGGAAGCCCATGGCGGCGCGGCGATTCATGGCGGTTTCGTTGGTGGCGTCGGTGATGATCTGCTGTTCGGTGTCGTGGCTCATGGTGGTGCTCCTGGGTGTGGTCGCCCCTGGACGCCGCCTGTCGGGGGGTCCGGTGTGGGGGTGGAGAGGTTGGGGGGTGATGAACCGTCGCCGGGTGGCGGGGTTCGTTCTTGACATCCAGCCATATGCGGGGCGGGGCGGGGTTGGATCACTGCCCGGGTGAACGTGAACGCCACATGAAGGCGAGTGGGGTCGCTAGAGTGGGCGGCATGAGCGATCAGCCCACCCTGTTCGAGCGGATCATCGCGCGGGAGATTCCCAGTGACATCGTGTTCGAGGACGAAAACTACATCGCGATCCGGGATATCGCACCGAAGGCTCCCATTCACCTGCTGGTGATTCCCAAGCGGATGACGCCCCGCGTGGACGCCATCAAGGACGCGGCCGAGATGGGCGACCTGTGGCTGACGGCCGTGAAGGTGGCGCGGCAGCACGCCGAGGACTACCGGCTGGTCGTGAACTGCGGGACCGGGGGCGGCCAGGTCATCTTCCACACGCACGTTCACGTCCTGGCGGGCTGGGAGCACGGCCCGGACAGCGACACCTGATGCCACCGTTCGAGGGGGTGCTGTTCGATCTGGACGGCGTGCTGGTGGACAGCGAGCACCTGGCGGAGGGCGTGTGGGTGCGGACGCTGGCCGAGCACGGCCTGCCCATCGCCGCGAACGAGTTCTCGCATCTGGCGGTCGGGCAGACCTTCCCGAACGTGCTGCTGCGCCTTCAGGAGCTGCACGGCTGGACGGCCACCGACGCGTTCCTGCCGGTGCTGGAGGAAAGGTTCAATCAGGCATTCCATGACCTCCCGGCCATTCAGGGCGCCCAGGACACGCTGCTGGCCCTGCGTGCGGCGGGCATTCCGTTCGCGGTGGCCAGCAACAGTGAACGGGGTCGCCTCCACCTGAAGCTCCGCGCGTCGGGACTGGCGGAACTGGTCGGGACGCACGCCTACGATCCGTCGTGGGTGGGTGGGCGGGGCAAGCCGCACCCCGAGCTGTACGTGTTCGCGGCTGCTCAGCTGGGCGTGGACGTCACGCGCTGCGTGGTCGTCGAGGATTCCGTGCCGGGCGGCACCGCCGGGGTGGCAGCGGGCGCGACCCTGTTCGCGCTGCTCGCCGCCGGGCACATCCACCCGGACAGTTCCGCGCAGATGCAGGCCATCGGGGCCGCGCGGGTACTGCGCTCACACCGGGAGTTGCAGGAGGCGCTGGGCGTCACCACCTCCGCCTGAGCACACGCGGTGATCTCATGGGGGGTGAGGGGGCGTTCATGTGCGCTTCTGACGGCGTTCACACGGTGCTGACGGCTGCATTCTACGCTCCGGCGGGATGGAAGGCTCCGGGCATGACTCAACAGACGTCCACCCAGCCAACCTCCGAGAACATCAAGAAACTGGCCGATCTGATCAAGGGCGTGAAGTTCGCCATGCTGACCGTCCAGACGGCCGAAGGGCACCTGCACGCGCACCCTATGACCACCCAGGAAGTGGAGTTTGACGGGGACATCTGGTTCATTGGCGGGAAGGACACCGAACAGGTCGCCGCGATGCGCGCCCACCCGCAGGTGAACGTCAGCTACGCCCGCCCCGACAAGGGCGTGTACGTCAGCGTGAACGGTAAAGCGAACCTGATCGAGGACCGCGCCAAGCTGGACGAACTCTGGAGCGACATGTACAAGGCGTACTTCCCGCAGGGGAAGGAAGACCCGAACATCCAGCTGATCCACATCGCCGCGAACGGCGCGGAATACTGGGAGAGCGACGGGAAGGTCCGCAACCTCATCCAGATCGCTAAGGGGCTCGTGACCGGCGAGCACGCCCACCAGGGCGAGAACGAGACCGTCAAGCTCTGATCCTGCGGGCACGCACAGTCGAAGAGGGGGAGCCGGTGACCGGTCTCCCCCTCTTCTGCTGCTCACTGATGTGCGTGTCCGGTTACTTGACTTCCTTCAGCACGGCCTGCGTGAGGTCCACGGCGGTGTTCGCGTGGACGATCAGGTTCGTGGCGTTGGCGACGTTCGCGTCCAGCACGATGCTGTACCCGTTGGTCTTCGCGACCTTGGCGACCGCCGTGTTGACCTTGGTGGCCAGCGGTTTGAAGGCCGCCTCGATCTGCTTGACGTACCCGTCGCGGACCTTGGCGTAGTCCTGCTGGGCCTTGGTGAGCGCGGCCTTGTCGGCGGCGCTACCACGGGCGGCCTTGGTGGCCAGGGTCTGCAGGGTGGCCTGACGGGCCTTGAGGTCGGCGCTGGACTTGGTGTTCAGGTCCAGGTACGTCTTGCTGCCACTCATGTTCTTGATGACGTTCTGGACGTTCACGACACCCACGCGGTTCCTGCTCTGCTGCGCGTGGGGGACGGTGGCGAGGAGCGCCAGGGGCGCGAGGATCAGGAAGCGGTTCATGCGAACCTCCTTGCAAGGCGCAGCGCCGGTCGGGCCTGCGGGCAGGCGGCGACCGGCGCTGGGTGGGTTACTTGATGTTCTTGGCGACGGCGGCGGTCAGGTCGGTGTTGTCGTCGGCGTAGATTACGAGGCCGCTCTTGGCGGCGACGGACTTGTCCATGACGATGCTGTAGCCGTTGCTCTTGGCGACGGTGTTCACGGCCTTGTCGACCGCCTGCTCGATCTCGGTGATCTTGGGATCGATCTGCTTGTCGTAGTCCGCGGCCTTGGCCTGGATGGTCTTCACGAGCTGCTCGCGGGTCTGCTTCTCGGCGGCGGTGGCGCTGGCGCCCTTGGCGTCGATGGCCTTGATCTGCTTGTCGATCGCGCCGAGTTCCGCTTCGGCCTTCGCCTGGATGTCCTTGATGCTCTTGTCGTTGGGGTGGGCGGCCAGGAGCTTGCTGACGTCCACGAACGCGACCTTCTGGGGCGTGGTCTGCGCGTGGGGGGCGACCATGCCGAGGCCGAATGCGGCGGCGAGGGCCACGGGGGCCACGAGTTTCGCGCTGATCTTCATGCCTGGAAACGTAGCACGCGGCATTCTGAGCCGAATGAAGGGCACCTGACGCGCGTCACATGCGCTTCCCATCCGTCAGGGCGGGACGTTCTGGCCGCCCCCGCGCGCCCGGGCTGGGTACACTGCGGGCATGCTCGTTCGCGACTGGATGACCCGCAACCCGGTGACCGTCACCCCCGACACACCCGTGATGGACGCCCTGAAAATCCTCAAGGAGGGCGGATTCCGCCGCCTGCCGGTCCTGGACGGGCACGGGCGGCTGGTGGGCATCACGACCCGCAAGGACCTGAAGGACGCCATGCCCAGCAAGGCCACGACCCTCAGCGTGTGGGAACTGAACTACCTGCTGAGCAAGCTGACGGTGGACGAGATGATGGCCCGCCCGGTCATCACCGCCGCCGAGGGCGAGTACATGGAGGACGCCGCGCTGCGGATGCAGGAGCATCACGTGGGCGGCCTGCCGGTCCTGAACGACGCGGGGCAGCTGAGCGGCATCATCACGACCATGGACATCCTGCGGGCGTTCACGGGCATCCTGGGCATGCGCGAGGGCGGGCAGCGCCTGACGCTGGACATGCCGGACGTGCCGGGCAGCCTGGAAAAGGCCACGCACGCGATCCTGCCGAGCAACATCATCAGCGTCGCGACATTCGGCGGGGAGAACGGCCGCCGCCGCTTCGTGATGCGCGTCAGTGGCGAGGGCGTGCGGGACGTCCGCGACCGCGTGCGCGCGGCGGGCATCGACGTGCTGGACTGAACACAGGACAGAGGGAGGCCCGGTGTGTAACGCACCGGGCCTCCTCTGCTTGCCGCCTACAGCAGGCTGAACGCGTACTCGCCCATCAGGCGCGGAATGTTCACGCCGGTCGTGGCGACCGAGTTCTTGAACTCCATGGTGTGGTTGATCTCGATGATCTTCAGGCCGCCCCACTCGTTCTGCGCGCCGGGGTCCTCGACGAGGTCGATGGCGACGATCTGCCCCTGCACAGCGGCGGCGGCCTTCTGGGCGAGGTCGGCGATCTCGGGCGTGACGGGGCAGTTGCTGGCCTTCGCGCCGCGCGCGGTGTTCGTGATCCAGTGTTCGCTGGTGCGGTAGATCGCGCCGATGCACGTTCCGCCCACCACGAACGCACGGATGTCCCGGCCGGGCTTGTTGATGAGTTCCTGCACGTAGAAGATCCCGTGCTGCGGCCCACCCAGGACTTCCTTGTGCTCAATGACGGCCTCGGCGGCGGCGCGGTCGTTCAGGCGGCTGACCATGCGGCCCCAGGAGCCCACGGTGGGTTTCAGGACGACCGGGTAGCCCATGTCCTCAATGAGTTGCAGGGCGGTGTCGCCATCGAAGGCCACGCCGGTGCGGGGCGTGGGCAGGCCGTGGGCGTGCAGGGCAGCGTTCGTGGCGAGCTTGTCGCCGCACAGTTCGATGACGTGCGCGGGGTTGATGACCTTCACCCCGAAGCCCTCCAGCGCGCGGGTCACGCCGTGGCCGCGGCTCTGGCTGACGCAGCGTTCGATGGCGACCTTCCAGGGCACGCCCGCGCGGCCCTGCTCGTCGAAGGTGACCTTCAATTGCGGGGTGTAGACCTTGTCGTAGGGAACGCCGAGGTCGTCGAGGGCCTCGAAGAGCATCTTCTCGTCGGGGCGGATGCGGTCGTACAGGACGGCGAGGTCGGCCATGCTGGTCTCCTGGGGGAAAGCGGGCGGGCGGTCAGGCGTCGCGGCACCGGGGTGCCTGGGCCTGACCGCCCGCTGTGTCCGCTTTACTCGCCCCAGTCCTCCGCTTCCTGAGGGGCGGCTTCGAGGCGGGGCGGGTCGATGGAGACGACCTCGTATTCCACGCCGGTCTCGTCGTCGATGACGAGTTCGCCCAGTTCGGGGTTGGTCAGTTCGATGGTCGCGCCGGTATCGGGGTTTTCAAATTGAATGGTAGCCATAATCACTCCTTGCGTTTGATAGGCTAAACGATATCTCTCTTATCGTTTGTTATTGTCTAGGGGACTCAACTTTCCTCGTCCGCCAGTTCCAGCTCGAACTTTGCACGGCAGTGCGGACAGGTCATGAGTGCGACCTCCACGCCGTCCTGCGCGCGGGTCATCGGGGCCGCCTGAAGCATCTCGGCCGTCACCTCGAACTCCTCGTCGCAGTTCGGGCAGGTCGTCATGGCGCCCAGCAGTTCCAGTTCGAAGTCCTCGCCACCGTCGTTGCGGGTCACCTCCATTTCCGAATGACAGGAGGAACACACGATCACGTCCCCCACCTGAAGCTCCGCGCGGTCCTGGTCGGTCAGTTCCAGCACCTCGGCACAGATGGGGCAGTCAATCTCAAGAGTCGCCATGCGCCCAGTGTAGGGCCCCCGCTTCAGGCAGGCTCGCCCGGGAAGCGCCCGTGCTTCTTGAAGAACGCCAGGATGCTCCCCTCGGCCAGCGCCTCACGCAGGAACTCCGGCGGGGGCGGCAGCTGCACCGTCCCGCCCGCGTACGTCAGGACGCCCGTGGGCACGTCCAGGGACACCTCGTCCCCGTCCTCCAGCAGCCCGGTCAGGTCGTACTCGAACGCCGGGATGCCAAGGTTCAGGAGGTTGCGGTAATGGATACGCGCGAAACTCGGCGCGACGATCCCGCCCACCTGCAACTTCTTCAGCGCCTGCGGGGCGTACTCGCGGCTGCTGCCCAGCCCCCAGTTGCGGCCCCCGATCAGCACGTCACCGGGCTGCACCTGCGCCGCGAACTCCGGGCGGATGTAATGGAACGCGAACGTCTGGAACACGTCCTCGCCCGCCATGAACGGCGCGAATTTGCCCGGCAGGATGTCGTCGGTATTCACGCTGTCGCCAAATTTCCAGATTCTCGGCATGCTGGGTTACTCCTGGCCCGAACGGCCTGAATGGTCAAGGGGGATAGAGGTCGGGCGGGGCAACACCACGCAGCCGAACGAGTCCGGCCAGGACAGGAACGCCTGCACCGCCTGCATCTGCTCGGGCGTGCAGCCGAGCAGCAGTTTGAGTTCCGTGTCGCGTTTGCGGACGTCCACGGTGGCGACCACGCCCGTCACAGTGCGCGCACCGGAGTGACCTAGGAACACGTCGATCTCCGCGCCGTCGCCGGAGGTCGTGCCGCGCAGCGACCCGTAGTCGAGCGGGTAGCGAGTGTCCGAGAAGCGTGGGTGGGCCGACCCGGCGGGACGCTCCACGACTACCTCGGCACCCACCATGAGAGTGTCGAGCACTGCCCAGAAGTTCGGGTCGGTCACGCACTCACCTTGGTGTTCAGGACGTCCTCGGGCAGCGCGACGCGGCCCATGACGGCGGTCGCGGCGGCCACGGCGGGCGACGCGAGGTAGATGCGGGCGTCCTTGTCGCCCATCCGCCCGATGAAGTTGCGGTTACTGGTGCTGACGCAGACCTCGCCGGGCGCCAGGACGCCCTGGTGGCGGCCCATGCACGGCCCGCAGCCGGGGGTGCCCAGGACTGCCCCGGCGCGTTGCAGGGTCAGGAGGGTCCCGTCGGCCATGGCGTCCTCCATGACCTGACTGCTGGCCGGGATGACCAGCAGGCGGGTGCCGGGGGCGACGCGCCGTCCGCGCAACACGTCGGCGGCGGCGTGCAGGTCCTCGATGCGCCCGTTCGTGCAGGTGCCGATGAACACCTGATCCACGTGCACGTCGCGGAGGTCCTCACGCAGCTGGGCGACGTCGAACACGTTGTCCACCTCGCTGGGGGCACTCATGCGGGGGTTCAGGGTGCCCAGGTCGATCTCGATGCTCTGCACGTACGTGGCGCCCTCGTCCGGGTAGACCCATTCGGGGATGTCGTAGCCGTACGCGGTGAGGATCTCGCCGCCGGGGACGACCAGTCCGGCCTTCGCGCCGGCCTCCA from Deinococcus soli (ex Cha et al. 2016) encodes the following:
- a CDS encoding ferritin-like domain-containing protein yields the protein MSHDTEQQIITDATNETAMNRRAAMGFLGKLGLGAAAMGLAAGSTASAAPAKNIDGDVLNFALNLEYLEAAFYLAAVGRVNELRKIGGGADIILPASLDQDRGMQFKDGNVQALARDIAEDELAHVKFLHGALGKAAAPRPVIDLNGAFRAAGQAASGGKIDGFNPFANDLFFLHGAFIFEDVGVTAYNGAATLITNPAYLQAAAGILAVEAYHGGAIRSMLFQQRQVSAAAGLYVGQVVQAISNLRGKVGGMKDQGLTDNAGRAVIAPADANGVAFPRSTREVLNIVYLAPGARKGGFYPNGLNGNIK
- a CDS encoding histidine triad nucleotide-binding protein, encoding MSDQPTLFERIIAREIPSDIVFEDENYIAIRDIAPKAPIHLLVIPKRMTPRVDAIKDAAEMGDLWLTAVKVARQHAEDYRLVVNCGTGGGQVIFHTHVHVLAGWEHGPDSDT
- a CDS encoding HAD family hydrolase encodes the protein MPPFEGVLFDLDGVLVDSEHLAEGVWVRTLAEHGLPIAANEFSHLAVGQTFPNVLLRLQELHGWTATDAFLPVLEERFNQAFHDLPAIQGAQDTLLALRAAGIPFAVASNSERGRLHLKLRASGLAELVGTHAYDPSWVGGRGKPHPELYVFAAAQLGVDVTRCVVVEDSVPGGTAGVAAGATLFALLAAGHIHPDSSAQMQAIGAARVLRSHRELQEALGVTTSA
- a CDS encoding pyridoxamine 5'-phosphate oxidase family protein, with product MTQQTSTQPTSENIKKLADLIKGVKFAMLTVQTAEGHLHAHPMTTQEVEFDGDIWFIGGKDTEQVAAMRAHPQVNVSYARPDKGVYVSVNGKANLIEDRAKLDELWSDMYKAYFPQGKEDPNIQLIHIAANGAEYWESDGKVRNLIQIAKGLVTGEHAHQGENETVKL
- a CDS encoding OmpH family outer membrane protein — encoded protein: MNRFLILAPLALLATVPHAQQSRNRVGVVNVQNVIKNMSGSKTYLDLNTKSSADLKARQATLQTLATKAARGSAADKAALTKAQQDYAKVRDGYVKQIEAAFKPLATKVNTAVAKVAKTNGYSIVLDANVANATNLIVHANTAVDLTQAVLKEVK
- a CDS encoding OmpH family outer membrane protein, with the protein product MKISAKLVAPVALAAAFGLGMVAPHAQTTPQKVAFVDVSKLLAAHPNDKSIKDIQAKAEAELGAIDKQIKAIDAKGASATAAEKQTREQLVKTIQAKAADYDKQIDPKITEIEQAVDKAVNTVAKSNGYSIVMDKSVAAKSGLVIYADDNTDLTAAVAKNIK
- a CDS encoding CBS and ACT domain-containing protein; translated protein: MLVRDWMTRNPVTVTPDTPVMDALKILKEGGFRRLPVLDGHGRLVGITTRKDLKDAMPSKATTLSVWELNYLLSKLTVDEMMARPVITAAEGEYMEDAALRMQEHHVGGLPVLNDAGQLSGIITTMDILRAFTGILGMREGGQRLTLDMPDVPGSLEKATHAILPSNIISVATFGGENGRRRFVMRVSGEGVRDVRDRVRAAGIDVLD
- the lysX gene encoding lysine biosynthesis protein LysX yields the protein MADLAVLYDRIRPDEKMLFEALDDLGVPYDKVYTPQLKVTFDEQGRAGVPWKVAIERCVSQSRGHGVTRALEGFGVKVINPAHVIELCGDKLATNAALHAHGLPTPRTGVAFDGDTALQLIEDMGYPVVLKPTVGSWGRMVSRLNDRAAAEAVIEHKEVLGGPQHGIFYVQELINKPGRDIRAFVVGGTCIGAIYRTSEHWITNTARGAKASNCPVTPEIADLAQKAAAAVQGQIVAIDLVEDPGAQNEWGGLKIIEINHTMEFKNSVATTGVNIPRLMGEYAFSLL
- the lysW gene encoding lysine biosynthesis protein LysW gives rise to the protein MATIQFENPDTGATIELTNPELGELVIDDETGVEYEVVSIDPPRLEAAPQEAEDWGE